The genomic window ctccagtggggagggagggaggaaatgtggcagctgggagctgtgtggtCACACCCCTCCGGAGGTGCCTCCCCACAGGCCCTGAGCAGCACCAAACCGAGGGACCTGCAGGCTTCAGGGCAAGCCCTGGCCTGAGGAAAGCCCTGGGGAGAGTCTGAGTGCTTCAAGGGCCACGTGGGGAGAGATGGGAGGTCaccaagccccacagccaccttCTGACAGCAGATTCCTCAGAattcccagcatcccagcatgctggggttggaagggacctctggagatcacccactccaagcccctgcccaagcagggcacccacagcagcctgcccaggatcacagtggccaggaggggttggaagctctccagacaaggagactccacaacctctctgggcagcctgggccagggctccagcaccctcacaccaaacaagtttctcctcctgctcagatggaacctcctgggttccagtttgtgcctgttgccctttgtcctgtccatGGGCACccctgacaagagcctggccccagcctcttgccccccagccttcagctgttgctgagcactgatcagatcccctctggggctgctcttctccaggctccacagccccagggctctcagcctttgctgctcacagagattctccaggcccctcagcacaggactctctccagtacttccctatccctcttgacctggggagcccagaactccaAATGGGATCTCATTAGGGCAGccacagagggagagaatctCTTCACCTGCTGGCCATCCTCTTCTTCATATCCCCCAGGAGACTATTTACCTTCTTGCCATAAGGACACATGGATGGCTCATGGGCAACTTATTGTCCACCAGGAAAACACCCAGACTTCAGCCTTCCTGCTTGGAGAGGGCAGCTGtggccagctccctcccagaCCTGCTGGACTCCCAcccaccacacagccacaccaTGTGCTGCCACCTCACACCAGGCACCCACCACGTGCCATCATCACCCAGACACTCACAGGAGCACCCTTCTAACTCACCTGGCTTTGCAGAACTGTGCCTACTCATAGACATCCTTCTTATCTGCAATGTAATCTACAATCTCTTGTGGACACATCAACTTCTCTGCATCTCCATCAGGAATCTCAAAGCCTGGAAGCAAAGGCAGATGTTCAGCCCCACACAAGGGAagcacagcttctgctggctcaggggctgctcagagccaaggctgcagcgctgcagctgcttctgcctctcactacgctgctgctgcacaggggaCCAGGCAgatggggcaggcagctgggctgctgctgctttaaaagCCACCAATGCCCTCCCAGAGCTCCAACAGCCATGGTGTGGGACAGGATGGGATGCTCCTGGTAGCTCCAAGCAAGATGAAGCCTGAAACCCACAGGTTTGGAGCCTGCTGTTGAGGCTCATCGACCAACAGctcacacagaaccacagccagAGGACAGGAGAACAAAGCTCTTGGAGGTGGAACTGGTCAGAAATGGATTGAAGACAATGAAAGTTCTTCTTTCTAGTCCTCAGGGAAGGAGAAGTCCACCCACAGTACCCAGTGGTGGATTAAACACAGTGCTAGGAAATGCTCTGAAAGCTTAATATCTGCCCAGGCTGTAGAGTGACCAAACCCCAAGGACTTCTGTGCCCCAGTGTGACATATCAGGCAGCTACACCAGAATGTCACAGCTGTAAATGACAGCAAGAAGCAAGCCACAACAAATTAAAAGAGAAAcctggaagaaaaggaagggaaaaagtcaAAAACCACCTTTCACTCCCCAGTAGCATCAAATGTTGCAAGAAATTCTGGTGAGGGAAAATGTGGAATATCTCTGCTTTCACAAGGAGAAGCCAAGACCACCACAGCCTCACCCCTCACAGCAGATGCAACATCTGCTGGCCTCACAACACACTACTGTTCccactctccccctccccagcaccacaagGGATGATGCccagggggtgtggggaggaCAGCACCCAGTGGTCCCAGGGGCAGACAGAGGCCTTCTGactctgctggtgctgcccagggaggtggtggagtcaccacccctggaggtgttcaagaggggactggaagtggcacttggtgccatgaggtgctgggtgacaggttggacttgatgagctctgaggtcttttccaacctattgcTTCTATGAATGGCACTGTTTTCTGAGAGCCACACCAGAGACAAGCCGAGGTGACTGCTCACAGGGAGCTGCACCCAAGGATTAgtcaggaggtggtggtgagaagGAACAACTCTGAATTACCAAATTCATCTTCCATAGCCATGATGATTTCCACTTGGTCCAAACTGTCCAAACCCAGGTCTTTCATAAAGTGGGATtcagctgtgagctgggggagggaaaacCGAAAATTATCTGGCTGCAGCCATTTCAGTACAGCAGCAACTATCCTCACAACAGCCCCTCGCTGCCCATCACCCGCTCAGAGGCACCGGCGCCGCTTCCGAGCTCCGCCGGCGAGCAGCGGCTGCCCGGGGCCGtgcgccccccgcccccggcccggccccacTCGCCTTCTCGGGGTCGATCTTGTCGTACAGCTTGAGGACGTAGAGGACGCGTTCC from Dryobates pubescens isolate bDryPub1 chromosome 4, bDryPub1.pri, whole genome shotgun sequence includes these protein-coding regions:
- the NDUFAB1 gene encoding acyl carrier protein, mitochondrial, with product MAARVLSACVRRLLPRPPPPAPRCAALATLCARRPRAPPCAVPPLSQLLAQVPRAAWPTCRRFSELPPLTLSDIKERVLYVLKLYDKIDPEKLTAESHFMKDLGLDSLDQVEIIMAMEDEFGFEIPDGDAEKLMCPQEIVDYIADKKDVYE